A genomic region of Vitis vinifera cultivar Pinot Noir 40024 chromosome 7, ASM3070453v1 contains the following coding sequences:
- the LOC132254010 gene encoding uncharacterized protein LOC132254010, which translates to MSIDASLVGFHTSIRPVIAVDGTFLKAKYLGTLFTTTCKDGNNQIYPLAFGIGDSENDASWEWFLQKLHDALGHIDDLFVISNRHGSIEKAVHKVFPHARHGVCTYHVGQNLKTKFKNPAIHKLFHDATYAYHVSEFNFIFGQLEMIDPRAARYLMDIGVDRWARSYSTGKRYNIMTTRIVESLNVVLKNARDLPVLQLVEELRNLLQKWFVTRQQQAMSMSTELTMWADGELHSRYNMSATYLVEPINSKECNVNYAGISGQGKEETQHKGKLELEGKWAEKIVEGFLNEDPAVMARRTALAKRLELYRNAPAEIEEGVLLESLVQSFKRVHAEATNG; encoded by the exons atgtcGATTGATGCATCTCTTGTTGGTTTTCACACATCAATAAGGCCTGTGATTGCAGTTGATGGGacatttttgaaagcaaagtaCTTAGGGACTTTATTTACTACAACGTGTAAAGATGGCAACAATCAGATATACCCTTTAGCCTTTGGGATTGGTGATTCAGAAAATGATGCCTCATGGGAGTGGTTTTTACAAAAACTGCATGATGCACTTGGAcacattgatgatttgtttgtgaTATCAAATCGACATGGTAGCATTGAAAAAGCAGTACATAAAGTATTTCCCCATGCGAGGCATGGTGTCTGTACTTATCACGTTGgacaaaatttgaagacaaagttCAAGAATCCTGCAATTCATAAGTTGTTCCATGATGCTACCTATGCTTATCATGTTTcagagtttaattttatatttgggcaACTAGAGATGATTGACCCAAGAGCAGCAAGATATTTGATGGATATAGGTGTTGATCGATGGGCACGTTCATATTCTACCGgaaaaagatataatatcatGACGACAAGGATCGTTGAAAGCCTTAatgttgtgttgaaaaatgcTAGAGATCTTCCAGTTTTGCAATTGGTTGAAGAATTGAGAAacttacttcaaaaatggtttgtgactcGTCAACAACAAGCAATGTCAATGTCAACTGAACTTACCATGTGGGCTGATGGAGAACTTCATTCGAGGTATAATATGTCAGCAACATATCTAGTGGAACCTATCAACTCCAAGGAGTGTAATGTTAACTATGCTGGCATTAGTGGTCAA GGTAAGGAAGAGACACAACACAAGGGAAAATTGGAATTGGAGGGAAAATGGGCTGAAAAGATAGTTgagggg TTCTTGAACGAGGATCCAGCAGTCATGGCAAGACGCACTGCCCTGGCAAAGAGGCTTGAGTTATACAGAAACGCTCCAGCTGAAATTGAAGAGGGGGTGCTGCTAGAATCACTGGTACAATCTTTCAAACGAGTTCATGCAGAGGCTACAAACGGGTAG